A section of the Leminorella richardii genome encodes:
- a CDS encoding fimbrial protein, translating into MKKINSVYCSLISGLLITSSLYMNIASAAEGTESLKLDVITTVTAGTCKVKLMVDKVENNTVAFGDVYTSEVVNESKSKSFSLIFSECESVNSGQAKITLRPKSGVSCDAAGAGNAFANTVTGAGSASAVAVAIRTKSDPKDASGEPLNCGSPVQKTVRISPTADTEWPLNARLVVAAPNSSDAVTAGSFSSQGTFNIVYE; encoded by the coding sequence ATGAAAAAAATTAACTCCGTTTACTGTAGCCTTATTAGCGGCCTGCTTATTACCAGTTCTCTGTATATGAACATTGCCAGCGCAGCGGAAGGGACGGAATCTTTAAAGCTGGATGTTATTACTACTGTCACAGCGGGTACCTGTAAGGTAAAGCTGATGGTTGATAAAGTAGAGAACAACACGGTTGCTTTTGGCGACGTGTATACCTCTGAAGTAGTGAATGAGAGCAAATCTAAATCTTTTTCTTTGATTTTCTCTGAGTGCGAGTCGGTTAACTCTGGTCAGGCAAAGATAACTCTGCGTCCAAAATCGGGCGTAAGCTGCGACGCGGCAGGGGCGGGAAATGCCTTTGCCAATACTGTAACAGGAGCCGGTAGTGCGAGTGCTGTTGCAGTAGCAATTCGGACGAAAAGCGACCCTAAAGACGCAAGCGGTGAACCACTAAACTGCGGTTCTCCAGTGCAAAAAACGGTGCGGATCTCTCCGACAGCGGACACCGAATGGCCGCTAAACGCTCGTTTAGTCGTTGCTGCGCCGAATTCTTCTGATGCTGTAACGGCAGGAAGCTTCAGCTCGCAGGGAACGTTTAACATTGTTTACGAGTAA
- a CDS encoding fimbrial protein has translation MKKMLVATAVPLTVLTSPLGLAQDVEVTFTADIKAATCQITLSGDNVSGSTTSGYTMMMPEVPLRYIKQKTANQAQAHFKLKAEYCTADLSKISMTITPGRVSTYSPLYLASNELTGAGTAKWVGMGFKRKSTSGDSFIKLKQGTEAGDSVVWSSGEKSSGLDMTLVLRETSTDYGGGQTGSFKASATFGFTYE, from the coding sequence ATGAAAAAAATGCTGGTTGCCACAGCCGTTCCTCTAACAGTGTTAACGTCACCGCTGGGGCTGGCCCAGGATGTGGAAGTCACTTTTACTGCGGATATCAAAGCGGCAACCTGCCAGATTACGCTGTCGGGGGACAATGTGTCGGGGAGCACTACGTCCGGTTACACGATGATGATGCCGGAAGTGCCCCTGAGATACATCAAGCAAAAGACGGCCAATCAGGCGCAGGCTCACTTTAAGCTGAAGGCCGAGTACTGCACAGCTGACCTCAGTAAGATATCGATGACTATCACACCGGGGCGTGTATCAACTTATTCACCCCTGTACTTAGCGAGTAACGAACTGACGGGTGCCGGTACTGCGAAATGGGTTGGGATGGGCTTTAAACGCAAGTCAACGTCAGGAGACAGCTTTATTAAGCTCAAACAGGGTACTGAAGCGGGAGACTCTGTCGTCTGGAGCAGTGGTGAAAAAAGCAGTGGGCTCGATATGACGCTGGTTTTGCGTGAAACCAGCACCGATTATGGCGGCGGGCAAACCGGAAGCTTTAAGGCTTCGGCCACGTTTGGATTTACCTACGAATGA
- a CDS encoding outer membrane usher protein encodes MSTPNNKKFHRKTSGIAAACALFCSSAASAAEKVEYDSTFLMGSAATSLDLARYSDGNPALAGVHEVSVFINDRPVSIASVEFIDIKDRGVLACLTPSLLTQLHIKQPGMMDTQWLLKSEQEKKSDCLDLEQSIAQSRVEYDTNEQRLNISLPQAWIVHGYRDYVDPSLWEEGINAALLSYNTNAYRTENHGGNNNSFYTNFNGGINLGAWRLRARGNYSWSNSMGNSFDFQNRYVQRDVAALRSQIVLGESYTTGETFDSVSIRGARIYSDSRMLPSNLSSYAPTVRGVANSNAKITITQGGYKIYETTVPPGPFAIEDLSPSGYGADLIVTIEEADGSIRTFSQPFSSVVQMMSPGVGRWDISGGRIINDDLEDEPNLVQGTFYYGINNLLTGYTGIQATDNDYLSGLLGVGVNTGIGAISFDVTHSKVDIPDDKSYSGQSYRISWNKMFEATNTSLNVAAYRYSTQNYLGLNDAIRLIDDAKHPPENISEEDKARMGNYTRMKNQFSISINQPLRLQEQDFGSFYLTGSWIDYWATDQSRSNYSLGYSNSASWGSYGISVQRTWDEYGDRQDSMYFNVSIPLEKLLGGERRTSGFRSVDGQMNTDFNGNHGLTMSSYGGSEDGRLSYSVNTGYSMVKTGRDLASIGGYSSYESPWGTLGASISANDDGSRQYSANTDGGFVLHRGGLTFSNNSFGDSDTLVLVKAPGAQGARINYGNNTVDRWGYGVANTLSPYRENSVSLDIETVENDVELKSTSATTIPRSGSVVVANFDTDMGRSAVMRLSRSDGEFIPFAADVYNEQGVIIGHVGQGGQAFVRGIEDSGQLRVVWGAGSGAQSCMIDYQVTDLQEKLGQTLVFNNAVCRVQ; translated from the coding sequence TTGTCTACACCTAATAATAAAAAATTCCACCGTAAAACGTCAGGTATAGCAGCGGCCTGTGCGCTATTTTGCAGCAGCGCAGCCAGTGCTGCTGAGAAAGTGGAATACGATAGCACTTTTCTGATGGGCAGCGCGGCAACGTCTCTGGATCTGGCGCGCTATTCGGACGGCAACCCTGCGCTTGCCGGTGTTCATGAAGTCAGCGTGTTTATTAACGACAGGCCAGTTTCAATCGCCAGCGTAGAGTTTATTGATATCAAAGATCGCGGCGTTCTTGCCTGCCTGACGCCCAGCCTGCTGACGCAGCTACACATTAAGCAGCCCGGCATGATGGACACTCAGTGGCTGCTAAAAAGCGAGCAAGAGAAAAAGAGTGACTGTCTGGATTTGGAGCAGTCAATTGCTCAGTCTCGCGTTGAGTATGACACCAATGAACAGCGTCTTAATATTTCGCTACCTCAGGCCTGGATCGTGCACGGCTATAGGGACTATGTCGATCCCTCTCTTTGGGAAGAAGGGATCAATGCCGCGCTGCTTTCTTACAATACGAATGCTTACAGAACGGAGAATCACGGCGGTAATAACAACAGCTTTTACACCAATTTTAACGGCGGGATAAATTTAGGCGCCTGGCGGCTCAGAGCGAGAGGGAACTACAGCTGGTCGAACTCAATGGGTAACAGTTTTGACTTTCAAAACCGCTACGTTCAGCGCGATGTGGCTGCCTTGAGATCGCAGATCGTTCTGGGCGAATCCTATACGACCGGGGAAACGTTTGACTCCGTGAGCATCCGCGGTGCGCGCATTTACAGCGATAGCCGCATGCTGCCCTCTAACCTTTCCAGCTATGCCCCTACGGTTCGGGGCGTAGCGAACAGCAACGCCAAGATCACGATTACTCAGGGCGGCTATAAAATTTATGAAACCACCGTCCCTCCTGGTCCGTTTGCTATCGAGGATCTGAGCCCTTCGGGCTACGGGGCGGATTTGATCGTCACCATTGAAGAAGCCGATGGCTCTATACGTACCTTTAGCCAGCCGTTCTCGTCAGTAGTGCAAATGATGAGCCCCGGCGTTGGGCGCTGGGATATCAGCGGTGGTCGAATTATCAATGACGATCTGGAAGATGAGCCCAATCTGGTTCAGGGAACCTTCTACTACGGTATTAACAACCTGCTGACTGGCTATACCGGCATTCAGGCGACCGATAACGACTACCTGTCTGGCCTGCTTGGGGTCGGGGTGAACACCGGCATTGGTGCGATTTCATTCGATGTGACCCACTCTAAGGTCGATATTCCCGATGATAAGAGCTACTCGGGGCAAAGCTACCGCATTTCCTGGAACAAAATGTTTGAGGCGACGAACACCTCGCTAAACGTCGCTGCTTACCGCTATTCCACGCAAAACTATTTGGGGTTGAATGACGCAATTAGGCTGATTGACGATGCTAAACATCCGCCAGAAAACATTAGTGAAGAAGACAAGGCCCGCATGGGCAACTATACGCGGATGAAAAACCAGTTCAGCATCAGCATTAACCAACCCCTGAGGCTTCAAGAGCAAGATTTTGGATCGTTTTACCTGACGGGCAGCTGGATTGACTACTGGGCAACGGACCAAAGTCGCAGCAACTATTCGCTAGGATACAGCAACAGCGCTTCTTGGGGGTCTTACGGCATCAGCGTGCAAAGAACCTGGGATGAGTACGGCGATCGTCAAGACAGCATGTACTTTAACGTCAGTATCCCTCTCGAAAAGCTTCTGGGCGGCGAACGGCGCACGTCAGGCTTCCGCTCTGTTGACGGCCAGATGAACACTGACTTTAACGGTAACCATGGTCTGACCATGAGCAGCTACGGCGGCAGTGAAGACGGTCGTCTGAGCTATAGCGTTAACACCGGCTATAGCATGGTGAAGACCGGGCGGGATCTGGCTTCTATTGGCGGCTACAGCAGCTATGAGTCTCCCTGGGGCACTCTCGGGGCATCAATATCAGCCAACGATGACGGCAGCAGGCAGTACTCGGCAAATACTGACGGCGGATTTGTTCTGCATCGCGGTGGGCTAACCTTCAGCAATAACAGCTTCGGCGACAGCGATACGCTGGTGCTGGTGAAAGCTCCCGGCGCTCAAGGCGCGCGCATTAACTACGGCAACAACACCGTTGACCGCTGGGGATACGGGGTTGCCAATACGCTCTCTCCCTATCGTGAAAACAGCGTTTCTTTAGATATTGAAACAGTAGAAAACGACGTTGAGTTAAAGAGCACCAGCGCAACGACCATACCGCGCTCCGGCTCGGTTGTCGTGGCCAATTTTGATACCGACATGGGGCGCTCCGCCGTTATGAGACTCTCGCGCAGCGACGGTGAGTTTATCCCTTTCGCCGCTGATGTTTATAACGAGCAGGGCGTCATTATTGGGCACGTGGGGCAGGGCGGTCAGGCATTTGTTCGCGGCATTGAGGACAGCGGCCAGCTTCGAGTGGTATGGGGCGCTGGCAGCGGCGCTCAAAGCTGCATGATCGATTACCAAGTGACTGACTTACAGGAAAAGCTGGGGCAAACGCTGGTATTTAACAACGCGGTCTGCCGCGTTCAGTAA
- a CDS encoding fimbrial chaperone: MRYFTQAAAVISCAVCLTALSAPAQADIVISGTRIVYKESQKSVNVRLENRGENPLLVQNWLDTGNDNVDPSQISVPFNSTPPVSRIDSKRGQTVKVMYTAASALPKDRESVFWFNVLEVPPKPADGETAGKNMLQLAFRTRIKLFYRPEGLNGIPSEAPKALVWSTGVEKGVAVVIAKNPTPYHVSFSSLNLNAGGRKYEIESQMVVPFGETRYPVKGIKSIPRQAKISFSAINDFGGAVEGSAGL; the protein is encoded by the coding sequence ATGCGTTATTTTACTCAAGCCGCGGCGGTTATTTCATGCGCCGTATGCCTCACCGCTCTGAGTGCGCCCGCGCAGGCGGATATCGTGATTTCCGGTACCCGCATTGTTTATAAAGAAAGTCAGAAAAGCGTCAACGTGCGTCTGGAAAACCGGGGAGAGAATCCGCTGCTGGTGCAAAACTGGCTGGATACCGGTAATGATAACGTTGACCCTAGTCAAATTAGCGTTCCTTTCAACTCAACGCCTCCCGTATCTCGCATTGATTCCAAGCGCGGTCAAACAGTCAAGGTGATGTATACCGCCGCAAGCGCGCTGCCTAAAGACCGCGAAAGCGTTTTCTGGTTCAACGTGCTGGAAGTGCCGCCAAAGCCAGCAGACGGGGAAACAGCCGGTAAAAACATGCTGCAGCTGGCGTTTCGCACACGCATCAAACTGTTCTATCGCCCTGAAGGGCTGAACGGTATTCCTTCCGAAGCGCCGAAAGCGCTGGTGTGGAGTACCGGCGTAGAAAAGGGCGTAGCGGTGGTGATTGCTAAAAACCCAACCCCTTACCACGTATCGTTTAGCTCGCTAAACCTGAACGCTGGCGGTCGAAAGTACGAAATAGAAAGCCAGATGGTTGTCCCCTTTGGTGAAACCCGCTATCCGGTGAAAGGAATCAAGAGCATTCCAAGGCAGGCCAAGATTAGCTTCTCTGCCATTAACGACTTCGGTGGAGCGGTAGAAGGCAGCGCCGGTCTATAA
- a CDS encoding fimbrial protein, whose protein sequence is MKKSILFAALALASASAMAGEAGQINISGLVSDNTCDTRVNGGGKDGLVLLDTALVDEVKTAGMVSNTTAGAKPKAFSLTIDCNKSGNALDKASVTFSSVFFSNSTGTLKNNESINDPAKGVNIALHLTEGPNGAIQNQVKVNDPSQVMEASFTNKVAVFDFLASYVRENSTTEVKSGHVMTNAAYTFTYQ, encoded by the coding sequence ATGAAAAAAAGTATTCTTTTTGCCGCTCTGGCACTGGCTTCTGCGTCTGCAATGGCTGGCGAGGCTGGCCAAATCAACATCAGCGGCCTAGTGAGCGATAACACCTGTGATACCCGTGTTAACGGTGGCGGAAAAGATGGCCTAGTTCTTCTGGATACTGCGCTAGTTGATGAAGTAAAGACTGCGGGTATGGTTTCCAATACAACAGCTGGCGCCAAGCCAAAGGCCTTTAGCCTGACCATTGACTGCAACAAGTCCGGTAATGCTTTGGATAAGGCTTCTGTAACTTTTAGTTCTGTATTTTTTAGCAACAGCACCGGCACGCTGAAAAATAACGAATCTATTAACGATCCAGCTAAGGGCGTCAACATTGCGCTGCACTTAACAGAAGGTCCAAACGGCGCGATTCAGAATCAGGTAAAAGTGAACGATCCAAGCCAAGTCATGGAAGCGTCTTTCACCAATAAGGTAGCAGTGTTTGATTTTCTGGCCTCTTACGTGAGAGAAAATTCCACCACTGAGGTGAAATCAGGCCACGTTATGACTAACGCAGCCTACACCTTCACTTACCAGTAA
- a CDS encoding ABC transporter substrate-binding protein: MKKTLLTGALALLLGIGQAHADDKTIDISYVKAPFNLQMIVMKEQGLLEKQAEKLGMAVRWHEITSGAKQAQALASGDLDVAGVMNTSSVLMANGEGNAVKIIAGVSRPTGTFAIVAKKDGAASISDLKGKKVAGPKGTVLHQTLVAALVKSGLTMKDVQFVQMDIPQAFAALQSGQVDAALLAATAVIKAEQEGAKVLTTADGLVVPKLVMASSEAVVKNHPEWIKAAIAAHDEAGQWIEEHKSEAIALGAKVQGISVEEAQTLFNGSHFTQRMNQRDIDSMQDDVRFMLDNGMMRNAPGVNAIVIPQAMER; encoded by the coding sequence ATGAAAAAGACGCTATTAACTGGCGCGCTCGCGCTACTGCTGGGCATTGGTCAGGCTCACGCGGATGATAAAACCATTGATATCAGCTACGTCAAAGCGCCGTTTAACCTGCAAATGATTGTGATGAAAGAGCAGGGGCTCTTGGAAAAACAGGCGGAAAAACTTGGCATGGCGGTCAGGTGGCATGAAATCACTTCCGGCGCCAAGCAGGCTCAGGCGCTGGCCAGTGGCGATCTGGACGTGGCTGGGGTGATGAACACGTCTTCTGTGCTGATGGCGAACGGCGAAGGCAACGCGGTCAAGATTATCGCAGGGGTTTCTCGCCCAACGGGCACTTTTGCCATTGTGGCAAAAAAGGACGGCGCTGCATCTATTTCCGATCTGAAAGGGAAAAAGGTCGCTGGGCCAAAGGGCACTGTGCTGCATCAGACGCTGGTTGCCGCGCTGGTGAAAAGCGGCCTGACGATGAAAGACGTACAGTTTGTACAAATGGATATCCCGCAGGCCTTTGCTGCTCTGCAAAGCGGGCAGGTTGACGCCGCGCTGCTGGCGGCTACCGCTGTGATTAAAGCCGAGCAGGAAGGCGCTAAAGTGCTCACTACGGCTGACGGGCTGGTGGTGCCTAAGCTGGTGATGGCCTCTAGCGAAGCGGTAGTGAAAAATCACCCAGAGTGGATTAAGGCAGCGATAGCGGCTCACGACGAAGCGGGCCAGTGGATCGAAGAACATAAATCAGAGGCTATCGCGCTTGGGGCGAAGGTTCAGGGCATCAGCGTAGAAGAGGCGCAAACGCTGTTTAACGGTTCGCACTTTACCCAGCGTATGAATCAGAGAGACATTGACAGCATGCAGGACGACGTTCGCTTTATGTTGGACAACGGCATGATGCGTAACGCGCCGGGCGTCAACGCGATTGTTATTCCTCAGGCCATGGAGCGCTAA